In Rhinatrema bivittatum chromosome 1, aRhiBiv1.1, whole genome shotgun sequence, a single genomic region encodes these proteins:
- the LOC115096942 gene encoding uncharacterized protein LOC115096942 gives MPLPSTKKINEIFRDLLYSFIIVYLDDILIFSKDLESHCSHAQTVLQQLRDHHLYAKLEKCLFEQSSLPFLGCIISSQGFTMEQDKLQGIHDWPQPVGLRALQRFLGFTNYYHHFITDYSTLAAPLTAMTKKGCDLREWSPKAQSAFQALKEAFCTSPCLHHPDLNRPVIVEVDTSAIGARVVLSHC, from the coding sequence atgccCCTGCCATCTACGAAGAAGATCAATGAGATCTTCCGAGACCTCCTATACTCCTTCATCatagtctatttggatgacatcttgatcttttccaaagacctggaaTCCCATTGCTCTCATGCCCAGACCGTTCTTCAGCAACTTAGGGACcaccatctctacgccaaacttgaaaaatgcctttttgaacagtCTAGTCTCCCATTCCTTGGTTGCATCATTTCCAGCCAAGGATTCACCATGGAACAGGACAAGCTCCAAGGTATTCATGACTGGCCTCAGCCGGTTGGTCTGCGGGCCCTACAAAGGTTCTTaggattcacaaactattaccatcactttatcACAGACTACTCCACGCTGgcagctccactcaccgccatgactaaAAAAGGATGTGACCTCCGggagtggagtcccaaagcccagtccGCATTCCAGGCACTTAAGGAGGCCTTTTGTACCAGCccatgtctccaccatccagaccTGAACCGCCCCGTCATCGTTGAGGTTGACACGTCTGCCATTGGTGCCAGGGTGGTCCTCAGTCATTGTTAG